A window of Dehalogenimonas sp. WBC-2 genomic DNA:
ACCGTTTTTTGAGTTCAATCGGCAAACGCCGGGAGTGGATAGGCATATAGAGAACCAAACTGGCGATGCCCGCCCTCGCTAACGCGTGAGCCAAAAAACGGCAGGGTAAAGTGCTGGTATCGCCTACACCATGCACCAAGATTACCAATGGTGGCTTGTCTATTTGCTCAGGGAGATAATAATCACCGCTGACGGTATTCATTTCCGGATAATCTGATGGACAAGCTGAGTCAAACTCAAGTCCAAAACGTTGGAATTGGTTGGAAATGGAAACTTCCTTGAGCTGGTAGTGTTCAATTGGAACGTAGTCGTAGGGATTGACTTTGTCCATATCAAACCGATTTTACGCCTAATGTTATTGTTAGGCAATACCGGCTGATTTTGCCTGAATTACTCTTGCTTAGTGACAGTGAGGCGACTATACTCTTGGCAAGGATTAATGTGATGGCAGTAAAAATATTAGTTGTTGATGATCAAGTGCAGATACGCCGTTTGGTAAGCGCTATTTTGGGTGCAGAATACCAGGTGTTGGAGGCAACCGGTGGTGAGGAGGCGCTGCAAATAGCCCGTCAGGATATGCCGGATCTGGTAATCATGGACATACTAATGCCTGGTATGGATGGGTTGACCGCCTGTAGCCAGATTAAGAACGACCCGGTGACTTCAAAAATCCCGGTATTAGTATTGACCATAATTGACTACGATCTTAACCGCCGTTTTGCGGAAGACCTCGGCGCGGACGGCTATATAACTAAGCCGTTTACAGCAGAAAGCTTGCGTGAAGCGGTTGCCAGGCATCTCAAACCCACTGCGGCTTGATTAATAATTTTCTGTTTCAGTGTTCTTAAGCCAGAACTCCGTTTTATCAGAGTATCGCCTCGGAGATATGGCCTGTGATTTTCAGGGAACCAGCAACACAAGTAGCATACAGATTGGCAAGATTTATCTTTTTTTAAGAAGTTTTTCTGCTTTATCCAATGATTGAGCGTGCTTGTATATGTTCCGCCAGGGATCAGGCCGTATCGATAACAATCCAAAAAGAGTGTCAATATTATAGCTGGCTGAATTGAGGTTTTTGTCTTCCAGTTCTTCCCAGGTGATCGGTACTGCCACGGTAGCGCCTCTTCTGGCCCGCACTGAATAGGGAGCTACCGCCGTTTGGGCGTAGTTATTGCGTGCCGTGTCAATAAATATCCGGGTACCGCGTTTGGCAATACGAACCTCGGTGGTGAGGGTTTCTGGGTGGCGATTTTCTAATAGAACCGCTGTTTCATGGGCGAAGGTCTTGACCTGATTGAATTCCGCTTTCCGGTCTATTGGCACCACGATGTGCAGCCCCCGTGATCCGGTAGTCTTGACATAACTCGTTAGCCCAAGTTCGGAAAGTAGATCTCGTAAGCCAAAGGCGGTCTCTCTTACAGAATTGAAATCATTGGTTTGAGGGTCCAGATCAAAGACAATCAGGTCAGGATTATGGGGTTTGTCAGTGCGAGACAACCATGTATGGTGGGTTATCACCGCCTGCTGTGTGAAGTACACAAGTGCTGCCTTCGAGTCGGCGATGGCATAAAGGGTGGTGTCTTTTTCACCAGGGAGTGGTGCTCGCTTGATCCATGGTGGATAGTATTCAGGAGTCGATTTTTGGTAAAAACCTTCTCCCCCGATACCGTCTGGAAAGCGCTGGAACGATAACGGACGGTCTTGAAGGTACGGCAGCATAACCGGGGCAATTTTAAGGTAGTATTGAATAAGCTGCCCCTTGGTAATACCGTCATCAGGGAAAAGGACTTTGTCGGTATTGGAAATCTCAAACTGATGACCATCAAGTGTGGTGGAAATTCTGTCAGCCATGAATCCAATATACCAGTAAATATTATTACGCGCTATCCAGAGAAGTTCTGGTATTGAAACTATGCCGTAACAGACTTTGAGTTGGATGGATACTACTGCCGTCATCGGTATGACGGTTGCCAAACGGATAGGTATACGAAGTTCACGAACCGATATTAGTGCTGGAAAACCTAACCTCTAGATAACAAAATTGCTATCCGACTTGCGGCCACGTTATCTCGACTGTCATTTGCTTATTACTTAGTTTACAAATGAAGTTATGAGTGGGTTAAAACAATTGTGAGTTTAATATCACCGAAACCAACCAAACTATGTTCGGTAGCGGTGTTGTCGTTTGCTCCTAAGGCATAAAGGAATGGATTCGAACCATTGACGAACGCTATGTCGTATGGGTCACCGGTGTTAAGCAACCGCTTAAACTCAAGAGTGGTGACCCCATTTGCTTCACTGCCGGATATAATCTGGAGATCATCCTTACCGCCTAATACTGAATCCTTAGGGTGATCACCGGAATAGCCTGGATCATATGAATCCACCAGATTGACCTGTCCGTCGCTGACAAAACCTATCATGAGATCCGATTGGCTCTTTGAGAGAGATGGCGATAGGGCTATGGCCACCCAACCGGTTGTTTTAGCTTTGATGCCGATAAAAATGGTGTCTTCGGTGATGCTCCAACTGACTCTGAACAGACCACCGGTAACTAGTAAGGTATCATTATATTTACCAGCAGGGAACTCCATTGCTGATAAGGGAATGGTAGAGGTGGGTGGTTTTGAGGTAGTCGGAGGTGGAGTGGTACCACCACCGCATCCTGTAAGCATCAAACTCAATAAAAAAATTACGGTAATTGAGGCTGCCAAAGTTCTTTTGCTAAGCAACGATTTAATAATTGACTTTGTCTCTTTCAACTACAATGCATTAATTGTAGCACTTTGGGAATATAATACAAGTCAGTGATAGTAATCTTACTAAATAAGAACATGATATATTGGTATATCCCGAGTGACTAGTATGTTTTACCAACTTCTGTTCGGTGTTTCTTGATCTTCAACAATCATAGGCGTTTGAATACTACCCCTGCCATCTAGTGGCTTTTGCCACCACCAACTGATTTTCTGCGGTCAATTTTGTTTTTCCGGATGGAACCCCCTTATGAACCTTCCTTGTGGAATCTTTCTCAATGCGACATTCCCCCCCTTTTTTACTTGACTTTGGTCTGCTCAGTCAGTCTTACCTTGAATCGGCCTTTGCCCTGTCTTCTGTGAATTCCTTAATTGATATAAACTACTAAGGATTGATTCCAGCGCACAATGGGATGGAATGTCATTGGGTTTTATCAGGGGTAAAACAGCCTCAGATATCCTCCAGCCATGACTTTACCCTGGCCTTCTTCCGATAGGCAGTAATCGATAAAGTCTTTGATGACACCGGTTGGAGTACCATCGGTATAGAAAAAGAGCGGACGGTAGATCGGAAAAATCCCGGCGGTAGTGGTTTCCAGACAGGCTTTTGTCGGTTCATCACCTATGTTGCGTACAATCCAAGTAGGTGTCACTTCTTGGGTGACAGTAGCAACCGGAATGAAAAAGATAGCATTAGGGTCATCGGTGACCAAATCAAGACCTTCATCAGCGGTTGATAGAAAGATCACATTGGCGCCGAACTGAATAGAATGGTCCTCAGTTGGAAGCCCGGCCATATGCAGCACTTTGTACACGAAAAAGTTATAAGCTTCAGATCTTGGAGGCATGGCGTAGACCCGGATAGGGGCGTAGTTGCCGCCAAGTTCTTTCCAATTAACAATTTGCCCACTATAGATCGCAGAAACTTGGGCGATAGTCAATAATTCAACCGGGTTTGTTGGATAGCGAATGATGGACAGGGCATCAGAAGCGATACGGATTTCATATGGTTCAATGCCATCAGTTTTGGCTTGCTCTACCTCTGCTGGTGTTGGTTGAGGCATAGCCTGGTAAATTGCGGCGGTACCATCAAGGACAGATAAACCTGAAGTGTTGTCCTCAATAACAGTGATAGTGACTCCAAGATGGTGGCTCATATATTCTGCCGCCCAAACTCTTGAAAGAGGCGCCACCAGACTGTTGCCACGGATGATGAAGGTTCCGGATAGACTATCTGTTGTTAGTGGCGGGTCAGAATTGTTATCAGCGCCCGCGTCGCCGGGGTCAGAGAATGCCAAGACCGCCAACACTACCACAACTAATACTCCTAGCGGTGCCAGCCATTTCTTGTTCAGAGGCATTTATTAACTCCGTTAGTTACCAATCCTTAACTCCAAAACCCTTTAGTTCGTCATAAGGCCAAGTGGCGAGATTGCGGTTCCACCAGCCAGTCAATTCCTCAGGACTTCTTTGACGGGCATACCCGAAGGTTCGGTCCATGTTGGCGAAAAAGCTGTTCAGCACCGGGGTGGTGCCAATAGTAGCCCTGGCTAGTTCATGGATGGCAGCTTCCGGGGGGTGGTTGAAAGGGCAGCTCAACTGGCAATTGGAACAGTCATGCGGCCCGCCCCATTCGGCGCATTTTTGCCAGTGCTGGTGCCAACCTTTAAAGCCGCCGCGGTTCCATTCACCGGCTACATCCCATGAGGTGTCATCGGCCAAAGATAACGCCCCTGAAGGACAAACCTCGGCACAGCGTTTACAAGATTTACAAAATTCAAGGACACCGGCGTCTATAGGTTTGGTCGGTTGCAGGGGCAGGTCGGTAATCGCCCAGTCGATGTAACGGATGGCAAGACCGTAATCCGGAGAACATGAATGAGCAGTTCGTCCCTGTTCAGCAAGGCCGGAAAACAGACCAAACGGCACATTTGCTCTAGTGTCCGGTTGCAGTGCAGCATAGCCCAGACCATGCAGAAAACCGGTAATATTCCAACGTATCTGCGGAGCATGAGAATAGGAAGCATTGCGGGCAACCTGCCCTAGTTCAAAAACCTTGTTCCGCCACGGGTCACCTTCGTTTGTCCGCAGTGAATAAAGGCTCTGGGCGTAATTTTGTTTGACAATCCAGGTAACTATCCAGCGACATTTGGTGGGTATATGATAAACGCCCTGTGAGTCCTGAAAACCGGTATCTATGTCTTCCCAGACAGTCGTCCCAAGATCAAATAATCTTTTTGTATGGTCGTTAACTTCTATCGCACCAAGGCGGGGCGCTCCATATAAATGAGCGGCCGCCTGCATCATCTGGAGGTTTTCCTCGGGTGTACCCTGCCATTGACCGCTGGCACCCCTATAAGCTGGTGGGGAAGTGAGCGTGTTACCTTGCCAACCCAGGTACTGTTTGTTGTAATTTTCATAGGTGGCTTCATCAAGTGCCAGGTCCCGTAAAGTTGAGCCAGGTATCGGGGCATTTATGCCATCAAGCTGTCGCTGGCGGCGCTCGTCAGCTTGTCGTTTATAAATTTCTCCGGGCATGGAATACAGCTTGCGGGTATCATATTGCTTGAAAATGCTCCAGTCAATTGGTGTTGTCAGGTCTTCGTAGTCCCGCTCCTGTTGCCACCATTTCTTGTAAAGGTGAGTATTCGCCCCGGCAGCTAGTTCATCCAAGTCATGGAAAGCTGGGGTGGTGGCCATTATTCCGGATATGCCCGCGCCAGCCAAACCAAGACTCTTCATGAAATCACGGCGGCTGATAGAACTGTGAAATTTAGATTCTTCCATTTTAAGATATGCCAAGTTAGTTTTCCGTGTGATTGTTAAGTGAGGGGATGTGTGCTTCTAATTGATGAGCTTGGTATGGCATCACTCATATTTAACACTTATATTATGTAATACATTTGTATTTGCGTCAATCCGCCATCATGCTTAGTTATAGTTAGGAACTGATAACTTAAAGATGAAATGACGAAGAAGAGGCGGGTCTTACCCGCCTCTTCTTCGTTTCCCAAGTTGAAAACAACCTTCGGAGGATACTATTTCTTGTAACCACCGTCGAAAGAAGAAACAGTGGTGTCCATACCCAGAACAGGGAAGGAACGATCCCACCAATCTTCAGCTTTCTGTGAATCAGCACCGTAGTTGAACAACTCGCCCATCTGGAAGAAGAAGTGGTTGAGTGGTCCGATGCCAACATTGGCAATGGTGCCACGGATGACTTCATGCACCATGGCACCCTTATTGGTGGTAAAAGTACAGTTGCCCCAGCACACATTGCAGCCGTTGGCCTCGGTGCGGAACAGGCGGCATAGGGCGCCGTCGCTCCAGTATTCCTTGGTGCCAGCATGATGCATCAAGTTAGGTTTGCCGTTGATGTCCGGAATATCCCATGACGGTCCTTTGTCCAGCGAAATAACTTTAGGCGGACAGGCGCGGGCGCATTTGCCGCAGTCGGCGCAGAACTTGAACTGACCGGCATCAATAGGATAGGTCGGCGCAACTGGCATATCGGTGATGTAGGAGTGGATACGGCCGATAGGTCCGAGTTCCGGTGTCAGACCGTAGAGATTCTGGCGGGAGCTTTCACAGACACCGGTGAGGTTGGCCACAGCGACTTCGACGAAGGGGTAGTTGGAGTCGCCGCCATCACCAATCATCTGATAACCGAAGTAGCGCAGGAAGTTGAAGACAGACGGTTTGAGCGAGGTGGCTACAAAGTCAGAGCTGTTGAAGCGGCCGCTCATAGCAGGGGTGGCGCGGGATAACTCATGAGACATATGCTCCCAGTGAACCAGATGATACATCTGGTTTTTGCCTGGGACTGCCAAAGCGGTAGAAGTCTCATAGGCGGTATCAACCGTATCATCAATGATGAATTTCTTGTCGGCGTTGTGTTTGATATTTGTACACAATAGTTTTGTGCGGTCCAGGGTGCTGAACTCACCGTAGCCGCTGACAGCGGCCCCGACAAACTTCTGGTAGGCGTTTAGCATATGGGTATTTTCTTCAGGGGTGCCGTTCCATTTAGGCTCACCACGCTCGGTGGGTGTGGCGACACCTTTATAAACAGAACCGCCGCCCTTGGTCCAGGTGGAACTGGTACTGGCGCCGACCCATGACTTGCTGACATAAGAAGACCAAGAAGTAGTTACTGCAGCTTTGAGGGCCAGACAGCGGGGGCTGAAACCAGGATCGTTGGCAGCAATGCTGGCATTGTCAACCTCGGAACCCTTGGAGGAAGCGGCATCGGCGCGGGCTTGGCCATGATAATAGGCCCACATTTCGGTCTGCTGTCCGGTGTTGGTCGGGTTGGGACGGCCCATGATGTCCCAATCGATCTCGGTGGTGGGATTATGCTCTTCACGCTCTTTAACCCACCAGGGGCGTTTCTGCATGGTGGCACCGGTGGAGATGAGTTCATCAACATCATGGAACACCGGGGTAACGGCAGCTGCGGCTCCGATGCCACCGGTGGCGACAGCCATGAACTTCATGAAATCCCTGCGACTGATTGTACTGTGAAACTTTTGCACTTAATTCTCCTAATACTATTTTTTCGGTTCTTTCGACCTCGCGACAGGCCAAACCTGGGTTGCTGAATACACCGTTTATGTTTGTTATCTGTAGACCATCACCCCCTTAGTAATTTCCAGGCTGATTATTAGCTATTTTGGCCTATACCTTCGGCGGCTATTTCGTTGCCGCCGGTGGTGACGGGGTAGTCGTTGCCGATGTCATTACCGGCATGTAAGCGCGGGAAGCAACTGAACTGGACATTCATGTGAGCATTCGGAATCAGTATTGCTCCGTCCTCATCCAGTCCTGCCACGATACCGCGTACTTCTACGGTGTCGGTGACTGCCAGATAGTTCACATAATCCACATCTGTAAGTTGAGCGCGGATAGCTCCTCCGCCAACCATTACATTAGGCTTGGATTTGCTGACGATAACTGTATTGCGGACATAAACTTCCTTACCGATGTATTGTTCATAGTTGGCAATAAGCTCTTCAGCTGACATATCTATCCAGGTGATCTCCTCGATAATGGGGGTTCCGGTGCTGCCGAGTTGGTTTGCCTGGGAATCGGATCCCATGTCAATGTTTAGGCCGCTACAACCGGACAGGAATGGCATTGCCAACAGCGCTACAAAAGCTGTCAGCAATAGTACCGGCTTGAAGCGACGGCGCGGTTTGGCAGCGTCAACGCCTACCAATCCCGCCTCCAGATAACTGCGCATTATTCTAACCCTACCTCCTTATTTTTATTCCCTGTTATCTTGTTCCGTGCGGCCTTCGCCGTCGGATACTCAGGTCTCTTTAGCTGCCAACACAGACGATGACTTCTGTTTGGCATCTTTCATGCCTAACGCTCTTCTAAATCTGACCAACCAGGATTCTTTGCCGTTGGCGGCATCCATTAGGGCGTTCAGATAGTTCTTGATAAGGTAGGATAGTGAACCCCAGAACTCTTTCGGCGCTTTGATGGCATTGATAAAATAGCCAGGATTGTGGCGCAGCATGAAACGGAAGCGCCGGGTAGCAAAGGTAGTCCGGAAATTGGCCATGGCTTCATCCATCAGTTTATCCGGGATCCGAGACAGATTGGCCTGCGTGGCGTGGTAGAACTGAAAACCAGACCAGTCGGCCAAGGAACTGGGTACGGTTACCAGTTTTTTGTCAACGCATTGATCAAAAAGTACCGTCTTGGGATAAGGTACAAATTTCATAAACAGATATGGAGGGTTGTCTAATCGCTTGATGAAATCCAGGGTCTCTTTGAAGTCAGCGGCGGTTTCTGTTGGGAACCCGTACTGGATGAACAGTGTGGGGATGATGCGCTGTTTAACCAGATTCCAGAAGGTTTGTTCAAACTCTTTGACACTGCCCTTGGTGAGCAAATCTAGTATCTTTTGGCTGCCGCTCTCAGCGCCTAGGATAACAGCAGTGCATCCCGCCCTGGACATGAGTTTGGCATCTTCTTGGGTAACATTGCCGGAAATCTGACAATTCCATTTTAATGAGAGTTTCTTTTTAATCATGATGTGGCAGAATTCGTGCAACCGTGGTTTGTTGATACCAAAATTATCCCCGGTATACATGATGTAATTGATACCGAATTCCTTATGCATGCGTTCCGATTGGGAAGCAATACGCTCGGCAGAGAGATCGGTGACATTCCCTTTGTAGAAAGTGGCGTCGGCGCAGAAGGTGCAGGTATAGGGGCAGCCCCGACTGGTGATAATAGACACATCCCAGTATTTCTTGGGGTCTACTAGGTGCCAAGCCGGGTCAGGTAGTTCATCCAGATTTTTCAAGAAAGGGCGGGGTTCGTTGATGACAATATCTCCGCCTGATTTCCAGGCCAGACCTTTAATATCCGCTAGGCGACCGATACCTTTTTCAATATATTCGGCCAGTTCAAGCAGCGTATATTCCCCAGCGCCGATAATGACATAATCCACATACTTTTCAATGAGCGTCTGTTCCGGCAGTGCGCTGGGGTGACGGAAACCCCATGCCGTCTTGATGCCCGGGAACACCTTTTTGAATTCAACTGATTTTTTGATTGAATCGGCAATGCAACCCGTGGATACGGAAAAGCCTACGATTGATGGGTTAAAATCAATGAAAGATTCGGCTGTCCGGTCTCCCAGATTGCTGTCATGCAACATTACCTCATGACCATGCTGTTCCAATACGGCAGCAATGGACAGAAGCTCATCCGGGAATTTAGTGTATACACCGTCCCGCAACGGTATGCTTAAAAGGATCCTCATATAACTCTTTCAGTTGGCTGGAACCTGGTTGGGAGGTTTAGCGACCGACACACTTGTGATAAAGGGTGAATTAAAATATTTCAAAATACCATTGATTCAGTTTAACGCTTTTATCTGCCAAATACTATCCGCATCCATGCTTATAACTTCTAAGCATTTAGGATATATTATTAATCAATTTATATCCTATGGTATATAATTAAACTATACATGGTTTTCAGCTTTGAGTAAGTTAATAACCGGACAGGAGGTCAGAATGGATAAAATAAAAGTCTATTTAGCGGATAATCATGAAATTTTCCGGGTTGGTCTTCGTGCCGTTCTCAGAGATATGCCGGATATTGAAGTGGCTGGTGATTCTGACCTTGGCCCAGGGCTGTTAGATATGATAAAAAAAGATAACCCGGATTTCGTATTATTAGATGTGGACCTGGGACGTTCTGACTATTTTAATAATCTTGATCTTATTAAAGTCGAATTCCCGGGGATTAAAGTAGTGGCCATGTCTGGTGATGAAAGGCAGATACCTGTTAGAGATGTGCTATCCCGCCGTATTGATGGCTATATCAGGAAGAGTTGTTCGGGTGAATTCCTTTGTACTACCATTCAAATGATCGGCCTCGGCGGCAATGTGTGGCAATCGGATATGCTCTATTGCACGTTAGAAGAGGACAAAAACCCTGAAGCCGCTAAGCAATCTAATTTACTTACCAGTGTGGCCGCTCAAATCTCTTTGCGGGAACGGCAGATACTGACACTTTTGGTAAAAGGGGAGACCAACAAGCAGATAGGGAAGGCTATGAATCTGGCCCAGGTGACGGTGAAAAAAACGTTACAAGGTCTTTTTGTCAAACTGGGGGTAACCAACCGAACTCAGGCGGCTATGATGGCGACACGGTATAAATTGATTTAGTGTTTGGTGCAATACATTTGTATAGGACTCACCTTTTGACGTAAAATAACTTTCTCATGGGCGGCTAGTTCAGTGGTTAGAACGCCTGCTTCACACGCAGGAAGTCCGTGGTTCGAGTCCACGGCCGCCCACCACTCCTCAAGCTGACCATGATACTTCAACTGTCCTGCGCGCTGGGGGTTTGAGGAAAAATGTTGCTCACACACTCAGTTTTGGGCAACACGTTATCTATCCACTGATAACCCCGCTGCCCACCACAACGTCGCTATCATAAAAGACCACCGTTTGTCCCGGTGCTGGCGCCATTTGGGGTTCCTTAAAAATAACTCTCACCTGTCCCGGACCACTTGGTTCAATAGCGGCAGGCGCGGGTGAAGCCGCGGATCGGATCCTGGCGGTAACGTACATGCCTGAGGTCAGGTTTTCTATGGCGATCCAGTTCAAGTCTTCGGCGGTGATGTTAGTACGGTATAGCGCGTCCCTGCTGCCGACGACCAAAGCGTTATTGCCTGTATCAATACGGATGACATAAAGTGGCTCTTTTGACGCTATGCCCAGGCCTTGACGCTGACCAGGTGTAAAAAATGAGACTCCGGGATGACTGCCAAGGATTGTGCCTGCTTCATCAATTATTGGGCCGGGTACCGCTTCCCCGCAGACTAACTGGCGGTAGCCTCCGGCGATGAAGTTTTGACTTTCTTCCTTATGAGCTACCGGTAAATCCAGTTTGTCTGCCAGCCGCCGTACCTCTTCCTTTGACAGTTCGCCCAGTGGAAAGCGCACTGTTTGCAGTTGCTGCTGTGATAGTCTGGAGAGGAAATATGACTGGTCTTTGTCGTGGTCAAGGCCGCGCAGCAGCCGATACCGGTCGGTCGGTGAGTGGTACTGTACTCTGGCGTAATGACCGGTGACTACATAATCAAAATCTATGCCTGAATGGCGGGCTTTTTCAAGCAGCACCCCCAACTTGATACGCTGGTTGCAATATACGCATGGGTTGGGTGTTCGGCCGCTTTTATATTCGTCTTTGAAATGGTCAAGGATGATATCCTTATATTCTGCCTTGAGGTCGAAAATTAGCAGTTTGATGCCCAGTTTTTCAGCCACTGACCGGGCGTCTGCTACGTCCTCGGCTTCACCTGGACCATAACAGCCGTGTTTATGACTGGTTGCTACCGCTGTGGTCTCGTCGCCACCGTATATGGTCATCATAATGCCGGTGACTTCGCAGCCCTGCCTTTGCATCATAGCCGCAGCTACTGCTGAATCCACACCGCCGCTCAGGGCAACTAACACTTTTTCAACCATGTGTTAATCCTTTTTCTCGATGACTCTCATTGAAGCATATCTGGAAATTGATCTTGGGACAACTAGGAAAAACCCCGCCTCTGTTACAGAGGCGGGGTTTGATATGAAATTCAGGTTAGTGATTAACAGATACGGAAACGGCCCTTTTCAGTACCCTTGGGACTGATTACATGAACGGCGCAGGCCAGGCAGGGGTCGTACGAACGGACGATACGGACAACTTCAAATGGATTGGCTTCATCCCTGACCTTGGTGCCTATCAGAGATTGTTCCAATGGGCCTGGTTGATCCTTATCGTCTCTCGGTGAACAGTTCCAAGTCGAGGGCACCACGCATTGGTAGCGCTCAATCTTTTTATCTTTGATGCTGATCCAGTGACCCAGCGCGCCACGCGGTGCTTCCCAAAGACCCATGCCTTGGGCGGTGTCCGGGATTTCGGTATGAACATTGAAGGGCTCACCTAATTTCAGTTCGTCCAGCCATTTATCCATGGCGTCGGCTACCATCTTGCATTCCAGCGCCCGGGCGGCATGGCGGCCGAGGGTGCTGAACAGGGCGGTTGCCGGTGCGCCGAAATGCGCCAGTGTGCTGTCCACCAATGTATTGGCGGTGGCATCGCCTGCTAAATAGGCCACCAGGACACGTGCCAGGGGGCCGACCTCATAAACGTCACCTTGGTAGCGTGGCGCTTTTAGCCAAGTATAGGCGCCGGATTTATTGGGGTTGTCTACGGTGTCGGTATCGCCAGGATACCCGGAGGAACTGGAGAACCAGCCATACTTAACATCTTCGGTAATGCTCTTGGGATCGAACGTCGCTAGATCCAAACCGCTGGCGGCGCCCGCCGGCATGAAGCGACGTCGCTTGGTCAGGTCTTTTTCCTTGCCGTCCAGGTCAAAGACGCCATAGGACAGGAATTTGCCACAACCAAAACCCTGGTCAAAATGATCGGAATAGGCTTCAGCCACCGCGATGACATCAGGGATATAGACGTTATCAGTGAAATCACGAAGCACTTTGAGCTTGGCACGGAAGGCAGCGATGTTATCTTCGGTAGGGCCCTGTGTTACACCGCCGGCTACCAGTGCCGGGCTATGAGGCACGCGGCCTGAGTAAATGGAACTCATCTCGTGGGCGATACGGCGCATATCCAGTGCTTTGACATAATCCTGTACCGCTTTGATGTTGATAGCTTTGGACAGCCGGTAATCACCTTCATAACGTGGGAAAAAAGGCCCCAGCATGGCGGTGTTATTGGCCGCCAACGCCCGGCCGATGAACTGTTGCACCTTGGTAAGACCCGGGTCATTGCCGCTATAGTCGGCAACAGCGGTAACATCCACGTAGTCCAGCGCCGCCAGATGGTAAAAGTGTAAGATGTGGGACTGGATATAGTTGGCACCTTGGATAAGATTGCGGATAATACGGCCGTTGTCCGGGATCCTGTCATCCACTCCGAAGGCGCTGTCCAGGTTCAAGACCGCAGTCATGCCGTGGGAGGTGGGGCAGACACCGCAGATGCGCTGAGTGTAGTGTTGGGCGTCAGTGGGGTTGTGGCCTTTCAGGAATATCTCAAAGCCGCGGAACAGCGTACCGGTGGAATGAGCGTCCTTGACCACGCCGTTTTCGACGACCACCTCAATCTTAAGATGACCTTCGATTCGGGAAATTGGATCGATTACAATTTTAGCCATTATTGTTCTCCATGTCGTTACTCAATCTCAAGATGGGTTTAGTGAGCCGAACTACCAGATTTACCCCGGGTAGCGGCGATGACAGCTGTGGTTAGCACTGCGGCGCTGGCCAAGCCGATTGCGGCTTTGTCCAGGGTTTGATCGGCAGTGAGGTCAATCGGCTCATGTATCGGGCCGAGTCCGGCTGGAAAGGCCAGTTCGGCGCAACCGATACAGGGTGCCCCGGCCTCGATGCACCATCGGGTCTTATTGTTCCATAAGCGATCATTGCAGTCGGCGTGGGTTATCGGGCCTTTACACCCGAGCTCGTAAAGACAA
This region includes:
- a CDS encoding reductive dehalogenase, coding for MQKFHSTISRRDFMKFMAVATGGIGAAAAVTPVFHDVDELISTGATMQKRPWWVKEREEHNPTTEIDWDIMGRPNPTNTGQQTEMWAYYHGQARADAASSKGSEVDNASIAANDPGFSPRCLALKAAVTTSWSSYVSKSWVGASTSSTWTKGGGSVYKGVATPTERGEPKWNGTPEENTHMLNAYQKFVGAAVSGYGEFSTLDRTKLLCTNIKHNADKKFIIDDTVDTAYETSTALAVPGKNQMYHLVHWEHMSHELSRATPAMSGRFNSSDFVATSLKPSVFNFLRYFGYQMIGDGGDSNYPFVEVAVANLTGVCESSRQNLYGLTPELGPIGRIHSYITDMPVAPTYPIDAGQFKFCADCGKCARACPPKVISLDKGPSWDIPDINGKPNLMHHAGTKEYWSDGALCRLFRTEANGCNVCWGNCTFTTNKGAMVHEVIRGTIANVGIGPLNHFFFQMGELFNYGADSQKAEDWWDRSFPVLGMDTTVSSFDGGYKK
- a CDS encoding reductive dehalogenase produces the protein MAYLKMEESKFHSSISRRDFMKSLGLAGAGISGIMATTPAFHDLDELAAGANTHLYKKWWQQERDYEDLTTPIDWSIFKQYDTRKLYSMPGEIYKRQADERRQRQLDGINAPIPGSTLRDLALDEATYENYNKQYLGWQGNTLTSPPAYRGASGQWQGTPEENLQMMQAAAHLYGAPRLGAIEVNDHTKRLFDLGTTVWEDIDTGFQDSQGVYHIPTKCRWIVTWIVKQNYAQSLYSLRTNEGDPWRNKVFELGQVARNASYSHAPQIRWNITGFLHGLGYAALQPDTRANVPFGLFSGLAEQGRTAHSCSPDYGLAIRYIDWAITDLPLQPTKPIDAGVLEFCKSCKRCAEVCPSGALSLADDTSWDVAGEWNRGGFKGWHQHWQKCAEWGGPHDCSNCQLSCPFNHPPEAAIHELARATIGTTPVLNSFFANMDRTFGYARQRSPEELTGWWNRNLATWPYDELKGFGVKDW
- the ligD gene encoding ATP-dependent DNA ligase LigD; amino-acid sequence: MTAVVSIQLKVCYGIVSIPELLWIARNNIYWYIGFMADRISTTLDGHQFEISNTDKVLFPDDGITKGQLIQYYLKIAPVMLPYLQDRPLSFQRFPDGIGGEGFYQKSTPEYYPPWIKRAPLPGEKDTTLYAIADSKAALVYFTQQAVITHHTWLSRTDKPHNPDLIVFDLDPQTNDFNSVRETAFGLRDLLSELGLTSYVKTTGSRGLHIVVPIDRKAEFNQVKTFAHETAVLLENRHPETLTTEVRIAKRGTRIFIDTARNNYAQTAVAPYSVRARRGATVAVPITWEELEDKNLNSASYNIDTLFGLLSIRPDPWRNIYKHAQSLDKAEKLLKKR
- a CDS encoding two component transcriptional regulator, which gives rise to MILPELLLLSDSEATILLARINVMAVKILVVDDQVQIRRLVSAILGAEYQVLEATGGEEALQIARQDMPDLVIMDILMPGMDGLTACSQIKNDPVTSKIPVLVLTIIDYDLNRRFAEDLGADGYITKPFTAESLREAVARHLKPTAA
- a CDS encoding dopamine beta hydroxylase-related protein: MEFPAGKYNDTLLVTGGLFRVSWSITEDTIFIGIKAKTTGWVAIALSPSLSKSQSDLMIGFVSDGQVNLVDSYDPGYSGDHPKDSVLGGKDDLQIISGSEANGVTTLEFKRLLNTGDPYDIAFVNGSNPFLYALGANDNTATEHSLVGFGDIKLTIVLTHS
- the pstS gene encoding phosphate ABC transporter PstS, which encodes MPLNKKWLAPLGVLVVVVLAVLAFSDPGDAGADNNSDPPLTTDSLSGTFIIRGNSLVAPLSRVWAAEYMSHHLGVTITVIEDNTSGLSVLDGTAAIYQAMPQPTPAEVEQAKTDGIEPYEIRIASDALSIIRYPTNPVELLTIAQVSAIYSGQIVNWKELGGNYAPIRVYAMPPRSEAYNFFVYKVLHMAGLPTEDHSIQFGANVIFLSTADEGLDLVTDDPNAIFFIPVATVTQEVTPTWIVRNIGDEPTKACLETTTAGIFPIYRPLFFYTDGTPTGVIKDFIDYCLSEEGQGKVMAGGYLRLFYP